Proteins encoded in a region of the Sphingomonas japonica genome:
- a CDS encoding type II and III secretion system protein family protein, with protein sequence MRMIQMLRRSLGATVATALAVTSPATAFAGAGPQTQRARVAPLPPGTQRPTTEVQLSIGQGEMISLPAAVSEVWTSNPEVADVHISSARQIYLFGKAFGEATIYATTANGTVAYSSNVRVSQNITSLDRMLKQAMPEADIRVTTIGQIAVMNGVVASPEESAQAQQLVTALLNPGINPDAEEALKIGVINRLKTASPLQVNLQVRIAEVSRSFVKNIGVNLQTRDRTGGFQFGVSSGRSAGSIGSVDTSSLPQLDASSQFGFPAGTISLPFDPQRGTFVYPNTGTAFQFGNKPDGTRTALNLAGKLFGLDVLSAIDLGETIGQVTTLANPNLTALSGETATFLAGGEIPIPINQGLGAISVQYKQYGVSLAYTPTVLSDGRISLRVRPEVSQLSAAGAVVIGNTQVPALTTRRAETTVELGSGQSFMIAGLLSNDNDNQIEKAPGLGDLPILGALFRSNGFQRSETELVIVVTPYLVKPVNANDIVLPTDGYKSPTDIERVLLGKLSSGDTGGDRPKPVMAPAPGVNPAFGAAATPLPAGPSFPEQAPENAAALPAPATPRKPADKGKDDVVAAPGFSSN encoded by the coding sequence ATGCGCATGATCCAGATGCTGCGGAGGTCGCTGGGTGCGACGGTGGCGACGGCACTCGCCGTCACCTCGCCCGCAACCGCGTTCGCCGGGGCCGGTCCGCAGACGCAGCGTGCCCGCGTGGCGCCGCTGCCGCCGGGCACGCAGCGGCCGACTACCGAGGTCCAGCTGTCGATCGGCCAAGGCGAGATGATCTCGTTGCCCGCCGCCGTCAGCGAGGTCTGGACGTCGAACCCCGAGGTCGCGGACGTGCATATCAGCAGCGCGCGCCAGATCTATCTGTTCGGCAAGGCGTTCGGCGAGGCGACGATCTATGCGACCACGGCGAACGGCACCGTCGCCTATTCCTCGAACGTCCGCGTCAGCCAGAACATCACCTCGCTCGACCGGATGCTCAAGCAGGCGATGCCCGAGGCCGATATCCGCGTGACCACGATCGGCCAGATCGCGGTGATGAACGGAGTGGTAGCGTCGCCAGAAGAGAGCGCGCAGGCGCAGCAGCTCGTGACCGCCCTCCTCAACCCCGGCATCAATCCGGACGCTGAGGAAGCGCTCAAGATCGGCGTGATCAACCGGTTGAAGACGGCCAGCCCGCTGCAGGTCAATCTGCAGGTGCGGATCGCCGAAGTCAGCCGCAGCTTCGTCAAGAATATCGGCGTCAATTTGCAGACCCGCGACCGCACCGGCGGGTTCCAGTTCGGCGTTTCGTCGGGCCGCAGCGCCGGATCGATCGGATCGGTCGACACTTCGTCGCTGCCCCAGCTCGACGCATCGTCGCAATTCGGGTTTCCGGCGGGCACGATCTCGCTGCCCTTCGATCCGCAGCGCGGCACCTTCGTCTATCCCAACACCGGCACCGCATTCCAGTTCGGCAACAAGCCCGACGGCACGCGCACCGCGCTCAACCTGGCGGGCAAGCTGTTCGGGCTGGACGTCCTGTCGGCAATCGACCTGGGCGAAACCATCGGACAGGTCACCACGCTCGCCAATCCCAACCTGACCGCGCTGTCGGGCGAGACCGCGACGTTCCTGGCGGGCGGCGAAATCCCGATCCCGATCAACCAGGGTCTGGGCGCGATCTCGGTCCAGTACAAGCAATATGGCGTCAGCCTCGCCTATACCCCGACCGTGCTGTCGGACGGCCGCATCTCGCTGAGGGTGCGTCCCGAAGTGTCGCAGCTGTCCGCCGCGGGCGCCGTCGTGATCGGCAACACGCAGGTTCCCGCACTGACCACTCGCCGCGCGGAGACGACGGTCGAGCTCGGCTCGGGCCAGAGCTTCATGATCGCGGGGCTGCTGTCGAACGACAATGACAACCAGATCGAAAAGGCGCCCGGGCTGGGCGACCTTCCGATCCTGGGCGCGCTGTTCCGTTCGAACGGTTTCCAGCGCAGCGAGACCGAACTGGTGATCGTGGTGACGCCGTATCTGGTGAAACCGGTCAATGCCAACGACATCGTGCTGCCGACCGACGGCTATAAATCGCCGACCGATATCGAGCGCGTACTGCTCGGCAAGCTGTCGAGCGGCGACACCGGCGGCGACCGACCCAAGCCTGTCATGGCCCCGGCGCCCGGCGTGAACCCGGCATTCGGGGCGGCGGCGACGCCGCTTCCCGCAGGACCGTCCTTCCCGGAGCAGGCGCCTGAAAACGCTGCGGCGCTGCCGGCGCCGGCGACGCCGCGCAAGCCGGCCGACAAGGGCAAGGACGACGTCGTCGCCGCGCCCGGCTTCAGCTCCAACTGA
- a CDS encoding AAA family ATPase, with the protein MNAPWTPAKATNRDAFVAFVCDETTAEALRPIASEFGWPAEKINKGGLRNAVQTLSVSTSPHVLFVDLSESGDPLNDINALAEVCEPGTVVIAAGQVNDVRLYRDLVASGIQDYLLKPLSPDMLRESFTHAQAMLTAPKHVEAAVERPHCSVAVIGTRGGVGASTIATSLAWLLSDKGKRTTALLDLDVHFGTGALALDLEPGRGLTDAIENPSRIDGLFIERAMVRASDKLAVLSAEAPIHTPLMTDGAAFYQLQEEMRSAFECTVVDLPRGMLVQHPHLVADLQTAVIVSELTLAAARDAIRLLSWFKSNAPNTRVITVANRVPASSTIEIGRKDFEASIERKIDYLVPYDQKLCAQAAKLGKPLAEAGKASKTVAPIGDLASQILSASDDADAAAPGKTTKGGSLFDRLGGFKAKLPGKGGK; encoded by the coding sequence ATGAATGCGCCGTGGACGCCTGCAAAGGCCACCAATCGCGATGCATTCGTCGCGTTCGTGTGCGACGAGACCACTGCCGAAGCGCTGCGCCCGATCGCCAGCGAATTCGGCTGGCCGGCGGAAAAGATCAACAAGGGCGGGCTGCGCAACGCGGTACAGACGCTGTCGGTGTCGACCAGCCCGCACGTCCTGTTCGTCGATCTGTCCGAATCGGGCGATCCCCTGAACGACATCAACGCGCTGGCCGAAGTGTGCGAGCCCGGCACGGTGGTGATCGCCGCGGGCCAGGTCAACGACGTCCGGCTCTACCGCGACCTCGTCGCCAGCGGCATCCAGGATTATCTCCTCAAACCGCTCAGCCCCGACATGCTGCGCGAGAGCTTCACCCATGCGCAGGCGATGCTGACCGCGCCCAAGCATGTCGAAGCCGCCGTCGAGCGCCCGCATTGCTCGGTCGCAGTGATCGGCACGCGCGGCGGCGTCGGCGCCTCGACCATCGCCACGTCGCTCGCCTGGCTGCTAAGCGACAAGGGCAAGCGCACCACGGCACTGCTCGACCTCGACGTGCATTTCGGCACCGGCGCGCTGGCGCTCGACCTCGAGCCGGGACGCGGACTGACCGATGCGATCGAGAATCCCAGCCGCATCGACGGGCTGTTCATCGAACGCGCGATGGTGCGCGCTTCGGACAAGCTGGCGGTGCTGTCGGCCGAGGCCCCGATCCACACGCCGCTGATGACCGACGGCGCGGCCTTCTATCAGCTGCAGGAAGAGATGCGCTCGGCATTCGAATGCACCGTCGTCGACCTGCCGCGCGGCATGCTGGTCCAGCATCCGCACCTCGTCGCCGACCTGCAGACCGCGGTGATCGTCAGCGAACTGACGCTGGCGGCGGCGCGCGATGCGATCCGGCTGCTGTCGTGGTTCAAGTCCAACGCCCCCAATACGCGCGTCATCACCGTCGCGAACCGGGTACCGGCGTCGAGCACGATCGAGATCGGGCGCAAGGATTTCGAAGCCTCGATCGAGCGCAAGATCGACTATCTGGTTCCCTACGATCAGAAATTGTGCGCGCAGGCCGCCAAGCTCGGCAAGCCGCTCGCCGAGGCCGGGAAAGCATCGAAAACGGTGGCGCCGATTGGCGACCTGGCCTCTCAGATCCTGAGCGCCAGCGACGATGCCGATGCGGCAGCACCTGGCAAGACCACAAAGGGTGGATCGCTGTTCGACCGGCTCGGCGGGTTCAAGGCGAAGCTGCCCGGCAAGGGCGGCAAGTGA
- a CDS encoding type II secretion system F family protein, producing MQPSDGPTLLGVDVLFVATLLSGVAAFAVLLAVYAIMTVRDPMAKRVKALNDRREQLKAGITASTSKRRAKLVQKSETADKMRDFLSSLKVLQDEQLKAAQIKLLQAGIRSKDWAVAVIFGRMMLPIFIGGPVLYLVYGTDAFADWSPLKAYGLVAMTFIACYKAPDIYLKNKIAKRSDAIRKGLPDALDLLVICAEAGLTVDAAFHRVARELGRAYPELGDEFGLTAIELGFLTDRRAAFENLAMRIDLEAVRGVVTTMIQTEKYGTPLASALRVLSAEFRNERMMRAEEKAARLPAIMTVPLILFILPVLFIVILGPAACSINDALLS from the coding sequence ATGCAACCCAGCGACGGCCCTACCCTGCTCGGCGTCGATGTCCTGTTCGTCGCGACGTTGCTGTCGGGCGTCGCCGCCTTTGCGGTGCTGCTCGCGGTCTATGCGATCATGACCGTGCGGGATCCCATGGCCAAGCGCGTCAAGGCCCTCAACGACCGGCGCGAACAGCTCAAGGCCGGGATCACCGCGTCGACCAGCAAGCGCCGCGCGAAGCTCGTCCAGAAGAGCGAGACCGCCGACAAGATGCGCGACTTCCTGTCGTCGCTCAAGGTGTTGCAGGACGAGCAGCTCAAGGCGGCGCAGATCAAGTTGCTTCAGGCCGGCATCCGCTCCAAGGACTGGGCGGTCGCGGTGATCTTCGGTCGGATGATGCTGCCGATCTTCATAGGCGGGCCGGTCCTGTACTTGGTGTACGGCACCGATGCGTTCGCCGACTGGTCGCCGCTCAAGGCCTATGGCCTCGTCGCGATGACCTTCATCGCCTGTTACAAGGCACCCGACATCTACCTCAAGAACAAGATCGCCAAGCGAAGCGACGCGATCCGCAAGGGTCTTCCCGACGCACTCGACCTGCTGGTGATCTGCGCCGAGGCCGGGCTGACCGTCGATGCCGCGTTCCACCGCGTCGCGCGCGAACTGGGCCGCGCCTATCCCGAACTGGGCGACGAGTTCGGCCTGACCGCGATCGAGCTGGGCTTCCTCACCGATCGCCGCGCCGCGTTCGAGAACCTGGCGATGCGCATCGACCTCGAAGCGGTGCGCGGGGTCGTCACGACGATGATCCAGACCGAGAAATACGGCACGCCGCTGGCATCGGCGCTGCGCGTCCTGTCGGCGGAATTCCGCAACGAACGCATGATGCGCGCCGAGGAAAAGGCCGCGCGCCTGCCCGCGATCATGACCGTGCCGCTGATCCTGTTCATCCTGCCGGTGCTGTTCATCGTCATCCTCGGCCCGGCGGCCTGCTCGATCAACGACGCGCTGTTGTCCTAG
- a CDS encoding type II secretion system F family protein, translating to MELLPILAIAFGAFCVLGMMVFAFAGPSPARAGTRRLTAVRARHSASSDIVAEAQLRRISTNRNTKMDDAATRFLPNPALLKKRLAMTGKSWTMGQYLMASVGLFVVAAMLLWLRGAPVLLAATLGLFVGAGLPHFVVGWNIKRRITQFNTKFPDAIELLVRGLRSGLPITETIGVVGHEVKGPVGEEFRAIADKMKIGRTMDAALQETADRLGTAEFQFFVITIAIQRETGGNLAETLANLADVLRKRMQMKLKIKAMSSESKASAYIIGSLPFIVFGIIWYISGDYMQNFFIDERLIIAGLGGLVWMSIGAFIMSRMINFEI from the coding sequence ATGGAATTGCTGCCGATCCTGGCCATCGCTTTCGGTGCGTTCTGCGTGCTGGGAATGATGGTGTTCGCCTTTGCCGGCCCCTCGCCCGCCCGCGCCGGCACCCGTCGGCTGACGGCGGTACGCGCCCGGCACAGCGCTTCGAGCGACATTGTGGCCGAGGCCCAGTTGCGTCGCATCTCGACCAACCGCAATACCAAGATGGACGACGCGGCCACGCGCTTCCTGCCCAATCCGGCTTTGCTCAAGAAGCGGCTGGCGATGACCGGCAAGAGCTGGACGATGGGCCAGTATCTGATGGCGTCGGTCGGCCTGTTCGTCGTCGCCGCAATGCTGCTGTGGCTGCGCGGTGCGCCGGTGCTGCTGGCGGCGACGCTCGGACTGTTCGTCGGCGCCGGCTTGCCGCATTTCGTGGTGGGATGGAACATCAAGCGCCGGATCACGCAGTTCAACACCAAATTCCCCGACGCGATCGAGTTGCTGGTGCGCGGGCTGCGCTCGGGCCTGCCGATCACCGAGACGATCGGCGTCGTCGGGCATGAGGTCAAAGGCCCGGTCGGGGAGGAATTTCGAGCGATCGCCGACAAGATGAAGATCGGCCGGACGATGGACGCCGCGCTTCAGGAGACCGCCGATCGGCTGGGCACCGCCGAATTCCAGTTCTTCGTCATCACCATCGCCATCCAGCGCGAGACCGGCGGCAACCTCGCCGAGACGCTCGCCAACCTGGCCGACGTGCTGCGCAAGCGCATGCAGATGAAGCTCAAGATCAAGGCGATGTCGTCCGAATCCAAGGCCTCTGCGTACATCATCGGCTCGCTGCCGTTCATCGTGTTCGGGATAATCTGGTACATCTCCGGCGATTACATGCAGAATTTCTTCATCGACGAACGCCTGATCATCGCCGGTCTCGGCGGGCTGGTGTGGATGAGCATCGGCGCGTTCATCATGTCACGCATGATCAACTTCGAAATCTGA
- a CDS encoding CpaD family pilus assembly protein — translation MTNYAPIAAILGSALLLASCGGTANRGLESVHQPVVSRGDYAFDLRTDGGGLAAGEAERLAGWMASMRLGYGDRVAIDDGGAYSELTREAVAGEAARYGLLLAEAAPVTPGAIAPGTARVVVTRMTATVPGCPDFSRINGPNFDSHTYSNQGCSVNSNFAAMVARPEDLVRGQPGADAIDPATAVKAIRSYRAAAPTGQGGQAAEAVSTTQGGQ, via the coding sequence ATGACCAACTATGCTCCCATCGCCGCGATCCTGGGCAGCGCGCTGCTGCTGGCATCGTGCGGCGGCACGGCCAATCGCGGGCTCGAATCGGTGCACCAGCCGGTAGTGAGCCGCGGCGATTACGCGTTCGACCTGCGCACCGACGGCGGCGGGCTGGCAGCCGGCGAGGCCGAGAGACTGGCGGGATGGATGGCTTCGATGCGGCTCGGCTATGGCGACCGCGTGGCGATCGACGATGGCGGCGCCTATAGCGAATTGACGCGCGAAGCCGTTGCCGGAGAGGCGGCGCGCTATGGCCTGCTGCTCGCCGAGGCAGCGCCGGTGACGCCGGGGGCGATCGCGCCGGGTACTGCACGGGTCGTCGTCACCCGGATGACCGCTACGGTTCCAGGCTGTCCCGACTTCAGCCGGATCAACGGTCCCAATTTCGATTCGCACACCTATTCCAACCAGGGCTGTTCGGTGAACTCCAACTTCGCGGCGATGGTAGCCCGGCCCGAGGATCTGGTCCGCGGCCAGCCCGGCGCCGATGCCATCGACCCGGCAACCGCGGTCAAGGCGATCCGCAGCTATCGCGCGGCGGCGCCGACCGGCCAGGGCGGCCAGGCCGCCGAAGCGGTCAGCACCACGCAGGGAGGCCAGTGA